ATACAGAACACGGACGGCCACTGGTGCGGCGAGCTTGAAGGCGACACGATTCTCGAATCCGAGTACATCCTGACGATGCACTTCATTGGCCGCATGGATTCCGAACGAGTGCGCAAAGCCGCCAACTATATTCGCCAGAAACAACTGCCCACGGGCGGCTGGGGCATCTACGAAGGCGGCCCTGCCGAAGTCAGCGCCTCTGCAAAAGCCTACTTCGTTTTGAAGCTGCTGGGCGATTCGCCTGACGCGCCGCACATGCGGCGGGCGCGCGAAGTGATTCGCCGGCTCGGCGGTCTGGATGCCACTAACAGCTTCACGCGCATCTATCTGGCCATCTTCGGTCAGTACCCCTGGGAGCGCTGCCCGGCGGTGCCGCCGGAAATTATTCTGCTGCCGCTGTCGGCGCCGATCAACCTTTATGAAATGTCTTCGTGGTCGCGCGGCATCGTCGTGCCGCTGGCCATCATCTGGGCCATGAAGCCTTCGTGCGCCGTGCCCGAAAGCGCCAACATCAGCGAGCTGATGCTCGACAACCCGCCGACGACCAACGCGCGGCGCGGCTTCTGGAAGACCTTCTTCAAGACGACCGACGCGACCTTGAAGCTGATCGAGCGGCGCGGCTGGCAGCCGTCGCGGGACAAGGCGCTGAAGGCATGCGAGCAGTGGATGCTCGACCACTTTGAAAAGAGCGACGGCATCGGCGCCATCTTCCCGCCCATCATCAACTCGATCATCGCCCTGCGCTGCCTCGGCTACAAGAATGATCATCCGGTGACCGCCGGGCAGATTCGCGAGCTTGAGAAGCTGGAAATCGAAGAGGGCGACACGCTGCGGGTTGCGCCCTGCTATTCGCCTGTGTGGGATACGGCGCTGGCCCTAAACGCCATGATCGAATCGGGCATGCCCGCCGATCATCCCGACGTCGTCAAAGCCGCCGAGTGGATGCTTGCGAAAGAGGTCAAAGAGGTCGGCGACTGGAAGGTGAAGAACCCCGAAGGCGAGCCGGGCGGCTGGTACTTTGAATACGCCAACGAATTCTACCCGGACATAGACGACACCTTTCAGGTGTTGACGAGCTTGAGCAAAGTCCGCTTCCCCGACGCCGGGCGCGAGCGCCGCAAGCAACAAGCGATGGAGCGCGCCTTGAAGTGGCTGCTCACCATGCAGAACAAAGATGGCGGCTGGGCGTCGTTTGACAAGGATTGCGACGAGCAGTTCTTGACGCAGATTCCCTTCGCCGACCATAACGCCATGATCGATCCTTCGACGGCGGACATCACCGGCCGCGGCCTTGAGACGCTGGCCAACCTCGGCTTTAAGATCGATCACCCGGTCGTGCAGCGGGCGATGGCTTATCTGGCGAAAGAGCAGGAGCGCGACGGCACCTGGTTCGGTCGCTGGGGCGTGAATTACATCTACGGCACGTGGCTGGCGCTGACCGGCTTGCAAGCCATCGGCGAAGATATGTGGGAGCCGCGCTATCAGGCCGCCGGCGCATGGTTGCGCTCGATTCAGAACGAGGATGGCGGCTGGGGCGAATCGCCGAATACCTACGACGATTCATCGCTAAAGGGGCAGGGCGCGAGCACGCCGTCGCAGACCGCCTGGGCGCTGATGGGATTGATGGCGACCGGCGACGACAGCGACGGGCTGCACCGCGGCGTCGAATACTTGCTCAGAGCGCAGCGCCAGGACGGCTCGTGGCAGGACGCGCACTGGACCGGCACAGGCTTCCCGACGGTCTTCTACCTGCGCTACCATCTCTACGCGGTCTACTTCCCGCTGCTGGCGCTCGGCATGTACGCCAGACGATATTTTCGGGGCTAGCTTTAAACTCTATAGGTGACAGTGATGCGATTTCCGTTACACATTACGACCGACGCGATACGCCATCAGATCAAGCAAGGCGCACGGGGCAACAAACGTTACCCGATGGTGCTGATGCTTGAGCCGCTCTACACCTGCAACCTCGCCTGCATCGGCTGCGCCATCGAGCGCCACACCGGCAAGCTCGAAGACCGCATGGCGCTCGACGACTGCCTCAAAGCCGTTGACGAGTCGCAAGCGCCCATTGTGTCGCTGTGCGGCGGCGAGCCGACCATCTACCCTGAGTTGAAGCAACTGGTCGAAGGCATCATCGAGCGCAAGCGCCACATCTATCTTTGCACCAACGCGCTGCTCTTAGACACCAAAGTCTTTGGCAAGATTGCGCCGCACAAGCGGCTGACGCTCAACGTTCACCTCGACGGCATGAAAGCGACGCATGATATGGTCTGCGACCGCAAAGGTGTCTTTGACAAAGCCATCGAGATGATCAAGCAGGCCAAGGCGCTCGGCTATCACGTGACGACCAACACGACGGTCTTCCGCGAAACCGAGATGCAGGAGATGGAAGAGCTATGCGAGCTGATGACCGATCTCGGCGTTGACGGCATGATGATCTCGCCGGGCTATCACTACGAATCGGTTGATACGGACATCTTTCTCTCGCGGCAAGAGATTCAGACGAAGTTCAAACACGTCCTTGAGCTATCGAAGCGGTACCGTCTAATGAGCACGCCGATGTACCTGGAATTTACTGCCGGCATGCGCGACTACAAATGCTCGCCGTGGAGCACGGTGACGCGCACGCCGCGCGGCTGGAAGGGGCCCTGCTATTTGATCGGCGTTAAGTATTACCCGACCTGGGACGAGTTCTGGAACAGCGTCGACTGGCCGTACTGGGAATCGCGCGAAGACCGGCTCTGCCAGAACTGCATGATGCACAGCGGATTTGAGGCGTCGGCGATGTTCGAGCTGCGCCGCAGTCCGCGCGACCTGGTGCGCATGGCGGTGTGGAACCTGGCCGGTTGAGCCGCGGCGAAAGGCGGCATACGGATGAGTGCCCGTCTGCGCACAATTGCAATTTGTCTCCTGTTCTTTGGCGGTATCACTTACACCTACCCGCGTCCGCGGTCGCAGCCCGACCCGGACGCATGGGTGGGGACAAAAGTTGATGCGCTCGTCCGCGCCGCACGCGCCGCCTACGATAGCGACGACGCCCTGCCGGCTTATGAAAAACTGCTCAACTCGATTGCCGCGACTATCCGCCGCCGCAAGCTCGCCCAGGACGCAGGCTTCATCAGCCGCTATCGCGAATTTGTCGAATACATTGAAACCGCCGCTCTCGATCAACAGCCCGGCCATGAGCTTGGCTTTGTCGTGCCCGACCGGCAGTACTTCGCCGAGACGCGCCAGTACGTGCAAGTCCCCGACCTGCTGATGGCGCAAAGCTTCTTGCGCGCCGTGAGCCGCTACGAGACGCTTGAGCAGGCCAAGTCATTTCTGCGGCGGCTCAACGCCACCAGAGAGCCCGCCGAGCGGCTCATCTTCTTCAGTTACACATCACGGCATCTGGGGACGCCCGACAACGATGACAGTTTCAGGCGGCTGCTGATCGTCGTGCCGGGAAACGCGGCGGCGGGCGTGCCGGAGAAATGGGTGCAATTCGGTGTCACCGACCCGAAGGCGCGCCCGCGCATTCGCAATCTCTCGGTCATCTCGGCGGTCGCGCATGCGGATGGCACCTTCGATACCTACTTCAAAGACTATTACAGAATCTATCGCCGCGATGGCTCGATCACGATCAAAGGCCGTTGGGAGCTGGGCTATGGCGATGACAACTGCGCGAGCTGCCACAAGAGCGGCGTCCTGCCGATCTTCCCGCAGGCGGGCAGCGTGACGGCAGACGAGCAGCCGGCAGTGCTGGCCGTCAACCGGCGATTTAGAAGTTACGGCTCGCCGCGATTTGCCGGCTATCTTGATGGGCGAAAGCTTGGCCCCGGACTCGGCGCGGCGTCAGGGCTGAGTCGCCAACAGCGCTTCGGCGAAGCCATTGCCCACACTGCCGCGGGGCAGGCGATGAGCTGTGCCGCTTGCCATCAACCGGAGGGTCTCGGCGCGCTCAACTGGCCGATGGATCAGGCCGTCATCCGTTCGTACGTCACAGGCGGCCAGATGCCCTTCGCCAGCCCGCTCCGCGCCCCGGAGCGCCAACAACTATATGACCAGCTCATCCAGGAATACTTCGCCACGGACGCTGCCAATCCGGGCATCCTGAAGTCGTGGCTGCTGGGCAGGCTGAGATGATGAAGGGCGTAAGCCTTTGGCGATTGGCGACTCAAGTGAACGAACGCGAATGAAGGCACTGGTCACTGGCGGAACAGGGTTTGTCGGCTCGCATCTCGTGCGGCGCTTGCTGGCGCGCAATGCGGAGGTGCGCTGCCTGGTGCGCGCCGCGAGCCGCCTGGATAACCTCAAAGACTTGCCGGTCGAATTCGCTACCGGCGACCTCCGCGATGTGGAGTCGATCAAGCAGGCGGTGCGCGGCGTGAGCGTCGTCTATCACTGCGCCGCTGATTACCGGCTGTGGTGCGCTGACCCGCGCGAGATGTACGAGAGCAACGTCAACGGCTCGCGCCATGTCATGCAGGCGGCCTTTGACGAAGGCATTGAGCGCGTCGTCTATACCAGCACCGTCGGCGCGCTTGGGCTCAACGACAACGGCACGCCCGCCAGCGAAGAAACGCCGGTGGCGCTCGAAGACATGATCGGTCACTACAAACGCAGCAAGTTTCTCGCGGAAGAAGAAGTCCGAGGTTGGGCGGCGCGCGGTCTGCCCGTGGTCATCGTCAATCCTTCGACGCCCGTCGGTGAGCTCGACATCAAGCCGACGCCAACGGGTAAGATCATCGTTGACTTTCTCAAAGGCAAAATGTTCGGCTACGTTGACACCGGCATGAACCTGATTGACGTGCGCGATTGCGCCGAGGGTCACATCCTGGCCGCCGGGCGCGGGCGCGTCGGTGAGCGTTACATTCTCGGCGGCACCAACCTGACGCTGAAAGAGATGTTCGATGCGCTCGCCGCTGTGACCGATATGCCGTCGCCACGAATGCAGGTGCCGCACTGGGTCGCTGAAAGTTATGCGCGGCTGGAAAACTTCTGGGCCATCAACGTCGCCCGCCGCGCCCCGGACGTGCCCATTGAAAGCGTCAAGATGTCACGCCACCGCATGTGGTTCGATTCTTCAAAGGCGGTGCGCGAGCTGGGCTTGCCGCAAAGCCCGATTGCCGATGCGCTCAAGCGCGCGGTTGATTGGTTCAAAGAACATGGCTACGTCACGCGCTGAAGGGGGAAGCCAAATTAGCGGTGCGACCGAGAGCCGCCCGCCGGTGCTGGTCGTCGCGGCGCTCAAGCGCGAGATGGCGGTTATCGCGCGCGACCGCCTGAGCGAGCTTGCATTGCTCGACACCGGCGAAGGGCCGCGCAACGCCGAACGCGCGTTGCGCGCCTGGCTCAGCGCGCAGCGGGCGCGCGCCGTCATCAACGTCGGCCTCGGCGGCGCGCTCTCGCCATCGTTGCAGGCGGGCGACTTGATGATTGCCCATGAAGTGCGCGGGCCTGATCGCCGGGTTGATGCCAGCCGCTCGCCGCTTTTTCAAACCGCCGCACACCTGGGCAATGTTCGCATCGGCACCGCCGTCACGGTTGACGAGATTGTCTGCAAAGCGACGGGCAAGCGGCGACTGGCTGAAGCCTTCGCGGTGAGCGAAGTCGCATGGGTTGATATGGAATCGCTGGCGGTTGCCGCCGTGTGCGATGAATTACAGATGCCTTACTTGATCGTCCGCGCCATAAGCGACACGTTTGACGAAGACCTGCCGGTTGACTTCAACCGTTGCCGCGGCCGCGACGGGCGCGTCAGCCCTCGCCGAGTCATTCAGGCGGCGCTCGTAAAGCCGCGGGCTTTCAAAGGGCTGATGAGGTTGAACCGCCGCGCCGACCTCTGCGCCGGCAACCTTGCCGGTTTTATTCGTCAACTATTGCCGTTGCTGTAGCCCGCGGGGCGCTCGTCGTGTATAATCGCGCCCGGTTTACACAACTCTTTTCCTCGGCGGTCTCATTTGCAATCAACATCGGATGGACTAAGCTCTGCGCCGGCCGGGCCACGCGGGCGCTTGCTGCGCATCCTGGGCGTCGGCTTCGGCCTCGCCGTCATCATCGGCAACACCATTGGCGCGGGCATCCTGCGAACGCCCGGCGAAGTCGCCGGCCACCTGCCGACGACCTGGCTCTTTCTGAGCGTCTGGATTGTCGGCGGCCTCTACGCGCTGTTGGGAGCGATCTCGATAGCCGAGCTTGGCACCATGCTGCCGAAGTCCGGCGGCCAGTATGTCTTCGCGCAGCATACGTTCGGCGATTATGTGGGATTCGTTGTCGGCTGGAGCGATTGGATTTCGACTTGCGGCACGAGCGCGGCCATCTCGGTAGTCATTGCCGAATACCTCGGCGTGTTGTTTCCGCTGCTCGCCGGTCGCACGGTTGCCATCGCGCTTGCCATCGTCGTGGCGTTCGCGGTGCTGCAATGGCGCGGCGTGCGCTGGGGCAGCCATGTTCAGAATGTGACGAGCCTGCTCAAGGCGCTGGCCTTCATCGCGCTCGTCGTCGCTTGCTTTGCGCTCGGCGGCAATAGCGTCGCGCCCGCGCCTGAGCAAAGCGCCACCGCCCCGGCCAGTGAATCGCTTTTTCTTGCCTTCGTCCTGGCGCTGCAAGCGGTGATCTATACCTACGACGGCTGGACGGGCATTATCTATTTCTCCGAAGAAGTGCGCGACCCGGCGCGTGACGTGCCGCGTGCGTTGTTCGGCGGCGTGCTGGCAATCATCGCCATTTACATGCTGGTGAATCTCGCGCTTCTCTACGTCTTGCCCATCCCCGCCTTCGCCGGCGCTGACCTCGCGGTCGGCTCAGCCGCCACGGCCATCTTCGGGCAGTATGGCGATACGGTGATCCGCGCGCTGACCATCCTCTCGATGTTGAGCGCCATCAATGCCTGCCAGTTGATGGCCTCGCGCGTCATCTTCGCCATGAGCCGCGACGGGCTGGTGTCGAGCCGAATCGTCCGTGTCAATCAGGGCGGCACACCGACGCTCGCGCTGCTGGCCGGCACCGCGGTCGCCGGGCTGTTTATCATCGGCGGCAGCTTTGAAAACGCGCGGCAAATCTTTGAGCGCATCATCTCGGTGCTGGCCATCTTTTTCGTTGTCAGCTATGCCGTCTCGTTTGCGGCGGTCTTCGCGTTGCGCCGGCGCGAGCCCGAGCGCGAGCGGCCTTACAAAGCATGGGGCTACCCGGTGACGACGGCCATCTCGCTGGTCGGCTCGCTGGCTTTCTTAGCCAGCTCGGCAGCGACCGACATCAGCCGCGCCGCAAGCTGGCGGGCTTTTCTTAGCTCGACGACTTTCTACAGCATCATCTTGCTGGCGGCGAGCTATCCGGCTTATCGCGGTCTGAAACGCCTGGCAAGCTGACGGCGATCATTCTTCGGGGGCATCCTGCCAGCGCGGCGCAAGCAGGCGGCGGCGTCCGTCGTCGCTCAGCGCCGCGCCCGGCTCGCCCGTTTGTAACCTGTCCCACAATTTGCACGTCACCTGCTTGTGCATCTGGTCCAGCCCTTCGCAGTAGTTGGTAAACTCGCAGCGGCGCACCTCGTCGCCGCGCCCTAGCTTGATTTTCAAGAACCAGTCCGGGTCGGCCAACGACTGCCGCGCCGCGGCGATAATATCGGCCTCGCCGTTTTCCAGAATCTGTTCGGCCTGCTCAAAGGTCGCGATGCCGCCCGACGTGACGA
The sequence above is a segment of the Blastocatellia bacterium genome. Coding sequences within it:
- the shc gene encoding squalene--hopene cyclase, producing MSRQYQVKTALADRSLEPDVRRAIKWAQQYFLQIQNTDGHWCGELEGDTILESEYILTMHFIGRMDSERVRKAANYIRQKQLPTGGWGIYEGGPAEVSASAKAYFVLKLLGDSPDAPHMRRAREVIRRLGGLDATNSFTRIYLAIFGQYPWERCPAVPPEIILLPLSAPINLYEMSSWSRGIVVPLAIIWAMKPSCAVPESANISELMLDNPPTTNARRGFWKTFFKTTDATLKLIERRGWQPSRDKALKACEQWMLDHFEKSDGIGAIFPPIINSIIALRCLGYKNDHPVTAGQIRELEKLEIEEGDTLRVAPCYSPVWDTALALNAMIESGMPADHPDVVKAAEWMLAKEVKEVGDWKVKNPEGEPGGWYFEYANEFYPDIDDTFQVLTSLSKVRFPDAGRERRKQQAMERALKWLLTMQNKDGGWASFDKDCDEQFLTQIPFADHNAMIDPSTADITGRGLETLANLGFKIDHPVVQRAMAYLAKEQERDGTWFGRWGVNYIYGTWLALTGLQAIGEDMWEPRYQAAGAWLRSIQNEDGGWGESPNTYDDSSLKGQGASTPSQTAWALMGLMATGDDSDGLHRGVEYLLRAQRQDGSWQDAHWTGTGFPTVFYLRYHLYAVYFPLLALGMYARRYFRG
- the hpnH gene encoding adenosyl-hopene transferase HpnH, with protein sequence MRFPLHITTDAIRHQIKQGARGNKRYPMVLMLEPLYTCNLACIGCAIERHTGKLEDRMALDDCLKAVDESQAPIVSLCGGEPTIYPELKQLVEGIIERKRHIYLCTNALLLDTKVFGKIAPHKRLTLNVHLDGMKATHDMVCDRKGVFDKAIEMIKQAKALGYHVTTNTTVFRETEMQEMEELCELMTDLGVDGMMISPGYHYESVDTDIFLSRQEIQTKFKHVLELSKRYRLMSTPMYLEFTAGMRDYKCSPWSTVTRTPRGWKGPCYLIGVKYYPTWDEFWNSVDWPYWESREDRLCQNCMMHSGFEASAMFELRRSPRDLVRMAVWNLAG
- the hpnA gene encoding hopanoid-associated sugar epimerase → MKALVTGGTGFVGSHLVRRLLARNAEVRCLVRAASRLDNLKDLPVEFATGDLRDVESIKQAVRGVSVVYHCAADYRLWCADPREMYESNVNGSRHVMQAAFDEGIERVVYTSTVGALGLNDNGTPASEETPVALEDMIGHYKRSKFLAEEEVRGWAARGLPVVIVNPSTPVGELDIKPTPTGKIIVDFLKGKMFGYVDTGMNLIDVRDCAEGHILAAGRGRVGERYILGGTNLTLKEMFDALAAVTDMPSPRMQVPHWVAESYARLENFWAINVARRAPDVPIESVKMSRHRMWFDSSKAVRELGLPQSPIADALKRAVDWFKEHGYVTR
- a CDS encoding APC family permease, translated to MQSTSDGLSSAPAGPRGRLLRILGVGFGLAVIIGNTIGAGILRTPGEVAGHLPTTWLFLSVWIVGGLYALLGAISIAELGTMLPKSGGQYVFAQHTFGDYVGFVVGWSDWISTCGTSAAISVVIAEYLGVLFPLLAGRTVAIALAIVVAFAVLQWRGVRWGSHVQNVTSLLKALAFIALVVACFALGGNSVAPAPEQSATAPASESLFLAFVLALQAVIYTYDGWTGIIYFSEEVRDPARDVPRALFGGVLAIIAIYMLVNLALLYVLPIPAFAGADLAVGSAATAIFGQYGDTVIRALTILSMLSAINACQLMASRVIFAMSRDGLVSSRIVRVNQGGTPTLALLAGTAVAGLFIIGGSFENARQIFERIISVLAIFFVVSYAVSFAAVFALRRREPERERPYKAWGYPVTTAISLVGSLAFLASSAATDISRAASWRAFLSSTTFYSIILLAASYPAYRGLKRLAS